In Choloepus didactylus isolate mChoDid1 chromosome 6, mChoDid1.pri, whole genome shotgun sequence, one DNA window encodes the following:
- the LOC119537798 gene encoding olfactory receptor 8H1-like, with translation MGSRNNTNVPDFILMGLTDSEDIQWVLFMLFLLIYLITILGNVGMILIIHMDLQLHTPMYFFLSHLSFLDLSYSTVITPKTLQNLLTSNKYISFICCFTQMYFFILLGATECYLLSSMAYDRYVAICSPLHYLVVMSKKLCCTLVTVSYMIGFTGSLVNVLSMNSLQFCKSNVVHHFFCDTTPILDLSRTDTRITEITIFFLAGSTLMVSLITITVSYGSILSTVLKINSTSGKYKALSTCASHLLGVTIFYGTMIFTYLKPSKSYSLGEDQVASVFYTMVIPMLNPLIYSLRNKEVENAVIKVMQKRELSRQLK, from the coding sequence ATGGGAAGTAGGAATAACACAAATGTGCCTGACTTCATCCTTATGGGATTGACAGACTCTGAAGACATCCAGTGGGTcctctttatgttatttttactGATATATCTGATTACTATCCTGGGGAATGTAGGGATGATACTAATAATTCACATGGATCTCCAGCTTCACACacctatgtattttttcctcagtcaTCTGTCATTCCTTGACCTGAGTTACTCAACAGTCATCACACCTAAAACCTTACAAAATTTGCTGACTTCCAACAAGTATATTTCATTCATCTGCTGCTTCACCCAGATGTATTTTTTCATCCTATTAGGTGCCACAGAATGTTACCTTCTCTCttcaatggcctatgaccgctatgtagcCATCTGCAGTCCTTTACATTATCTAGTTGTTATGTCCAAGAAACTCTGCTGCACCCTTGTCACTGTGTCCTACATGATTGGTTTTACTGGCTCCTTGGTAAATGTTCTTTCTATGAACAGTTTGCAGTTCTGTAAATCCAATGTAGTCCATCACTTCTTCTGTGACACAACCCCAATTTTAGACCTGTCCCGCACTGACACTCGTATCACTGAAATCACAATATTCTTTCTTGCTGGTTCCACCCTAATGGTGTCTCTTATCACAATCACTGTGTCCTATGGGTCCATTCTGTCTACTGTCCTGAAAATCAATTCCACTTCAGGCAAGTACAAAGCCCTCTCTACTTGTGCCTCCCATCTCCTGGGAGTCACCATCTTTTATGGCACTatgatttttacttatttaaaaccgAGTAAGTCCTATTCCTTGGGAGAGGATCAGGTGGCCTCTGTGTTTTATACTATGGTGATCCCCATGCTGAATCCACTCATTTATAGTCTTAGGAACAAGGAGGTGGAAAATGCTGTCATTAAAGTCATGCAGAAGAGAGAGCTCTCCAGGCAATTGAAATGA